From Coffea arabica cultivar ET-39 chromosome 10e, Coffea Arabica ET-39 HiFi, whole genome shotgun sequence, one genomic window encodes:
- the LOC113712495 gene encoding uncharacterized protein → MERKQGFFSALREEVVRGLSPGRSRRRSPSPSRSSLRRRRKGAHTVPPEAFISRSGSLRPAVETLSPLREGPDPAGSEAGDSKSEKWGHWLCRAPSVSTAASGSGSGYQRSDLRLLLGVLGAPLAPVHVSSNDPLPHLSIKDTPIETSSAQYILQQYTAASGGQKLQNAIHNAYAMGKVKMLASDIETATKVIKSRNSSKAAESGGFVLWQMNPDMWYVELALGGSKVHAGCNGKLVWRHTPWLGAHAAKGPVRPLRRALQGLDPRTTANMFANARCTGEKKINGEDCFVLKLCADPHTLKARSEGPAEIIRHVLFGYFSQKTGLLVHLEDSHLTRIQSNGGDAVYWETTINSFLDDYRPVEGIMIAHSGRSVVTLFRFGDTAMSHTKTRMEEAWTIEEVAFNVPGLSGECFIPPAELRLGSLSEACELPQGERARTVAAAAAYRAKVVALEKSQESNVNNIVLKMDI, encoded by the exons ATGGAGCGGAAACAGGGCTTCTTTTCAGCACTCAGAGAGGAAGTAGTACGAGGTTTATCACCGGGACGGTCCAGACGGCGAAGCCCATCTCCTTCAAGGTCGAGTTTAAGGAGGAGAAGGAAGGGAGCCCACACGGTTCCGCCGGAGGCGTTCATTTCGAGATCGGGGAGTTTGAGGCCCGCCGTCGAGACTCTGTCGCCTTTGAGGGAGGGTCCGGATCCGGCCGGGTCGGAGGCTGGGGATAGTAAGAGCGAGAAGTGGGGCCACTGGCTGTGTCGGGCGCCCTCCGTTTCGACTGCTGCctccggatccgggtcgggttaTCAGAGGTCCGATCTGAGGCTGCTGCTTGGTGTCTTGGGTGCGCCGCTTGCCCCGGTGCACGTCAGCAGCAACGACCCTTTGCCTCATCTCAGCATTAAAGACACTCCCATT GAAACTTCATCAGCTCAATATATACTGCAGCAGTATACAGCTGCATCGGGAGGACAGAAGTTGCAAAATGCTATTCACAATGCTTATGCGATGGGAAAAGTGAAGATGTTGGCATCAGACATTGAGACTGCTACAAAGGTCATTAAGAGCAGGAATTCTTCGAAAGCAGCCGAGTCTGGTGGATTTGTTCTCTGGCAAATGAACCCAGATATGTGGTATGTGGAGCTTGCGCTTGGTGGTAGCAAAGTCCATGCTGGATGCAACGGGAAATTAGTTTGGAGACATACCCCCTGGCTTGGTGCACATGCTGCAAAAGGGCCCGTCAGACCACTGCGTCGTGCCCTTCAG GGACTTGACCCGAGGACCACGGCAAACATGTTTGCTAATGCTAGATGCACAGGAGAGAAGAAGATTAATGGGGAGGATTGCTTTGTTCTCAAGCTTTGTGCTGATCCACACACATTAAAAGCAAGGAGTGAAGGACCTGCGGAAATAATAAGGCACGTTCTTTTTGGCTATTTTAGCCAGAAAACGGGGCTTCTTGTGCACTTAGAAGATTCCCATTTAACGCGTATTCAAAGCAATGGAGGTGATGCTGTTTACTGGGAAACAACAATCAATTCATTTCTTGATGATTATAGGCCTGTTGAGGGGATCATGATTGCTCACTCTGGGCGGTCAGTGGTTACCCTTTTCAGGTTCGGGGATACAGCAATGAGTCATACCAAAACCAGGATGGAAGAAGCATGGACCATCGAGGAAgtagccttcaatgttcctggTCTGTCGGGAGAGTGTTTCATTCCACCTGCTGAGTTGAGATTGGGTTCTCTCAGCGAAGCATGTGAACTTCCTCAAGGAGAGAGGGCAAGGACAGTGGCTGCAGCAGCAGCTTATCGGGCTAAGGTTGTTGCGCTGGAGAAATCACAGGAGAGCAATGTCAACAATATTGTACTCAAGATGGACATTTAA
- the LOC113711982 gene encoding putative F-box/LRR-repeat protein 22: protein MAQREWQNLNIDCLVEVFKWVGMESLLLSIPLVCKSWYKATLDPKCWQILVFPDIRCSEKLPRPMTMHFVHSYSLSWHHFPNASFAKFVVSRGQRSATSLVLPGTCAYQALEYISDECPDLKFLGLSLDLLYHNGPVIANLISKWKNLQVLSIGHCYMLNEMFAQLRLHCKNFVGLIFCYSWIGHEEAFAIARMPKIKYLSFRKVHFHQNNLLMILQSCRELELLDLRDCSGFDYGNETRKLASHIKTFRCERSSSSEEEDDYHYYAEEEQARLVYRKIM, encoded by the exons ATGGCTCAAAGAGAATGGCAGAATTTGAACATCGATTGCCTAGTTGAAGTGTTCAAATGGGTTGGGATGGAGTCACTTCTATTGAGTATTCCACTTGTGTGTAAATCATGGTACAAAGCCACCCTTGACCCAAAATGTTGGCAGATTCTCGTTTTCCCTGATATCAGATGTTCAGAGAAATTGCCCAGACCAATGACAATGCACTTTGTGCATTCATACAGTCTATCGTGGCATCATTTTCCAAATGCCTCGTTTGCTAAATTTGTAGTTAGCCGAGGTCAGAGGTCTGCTACAAGTTTGGTGCTTCCTGGCACTTGCGCATATCAAGCACTAGAATATATCTCAGATGA GTGCCCGGACTTGAAATTCTTAGGTTTGTCACTTGATCTATTGTATCACAACGGACCAGTCATCGCAAACCTGATCAGTAAATGGAAGAACTTGCAAGTATTGAGCATTGGACATTGCTATATGCTTAATGAAATGTTTGCTCAGCTCAGGCTTCATTGCAAGAACTTTGTAGGGCTAATTTTCTGCTATAGTTGGATAGGTCATGAAGAAGCATTTGCCATAGCCAGAATGCCAAAGATCAAGTACTTAAGTTTTAGGAAAGTCCATTTCCACCAGAATAACCTTTTGATGATATTGCAAAGCTGCAGAGAGCTTGAACTCCTGGACTTGAGGGACTGCAGCGGATTTGATTATGGTAATGAGACAAGGAAGCTTGCTTCTCATATCAAAACTTTCAGATGCGAGAGGTCAAGTTCAAGCGAGGAAGAGGATGATTATCACTACTATGCAGAGGAGGAACAAGCCAGACTGGTTTATAGAAAAATAATGTAA
- the LOC113712610 gene encoding uncharacterized protein — MPKDQLSRSMSRCFFCTLQEQDLLLRRAGIASYLRNMHQIEDQELVLVLSGLWNIAMTEPQDGELPSLGVFECMASLIERSVNDVDWLLSHQNIYIAYYAAHITGSYTINNAEYAVKAVDAGVIPPLLELLRGKMSWVEQRVAVRALGHLASYRTTFKAIALYEEEVVRLAMRLASTCLEVVYKMFVGVKDKKKRLRYHCDLLTRGVGLGDLEIENRKAEEWASQLQCWCLHLLSCFAIKGRSLDVMCKPEFLKDLSEMWGGLANGTSPSGIGLIRILCYSKIGRRSVAEIKQVIENLCNLSRSSDDWQYMGIDCLLLLLKDPDTRYKVMEIATLYLSDLIELRDIGGRSNIGEKIARVLLGDFKLRNSKIIMSNSVQRALEETWNLNIKKRMNEKTMSAEKLEEQRVLVALIKQQGNHSFELGKIQEAQLKYTEALELCPTRLKKERLVLYSNRAQCSLLLKDPDAAISDTTRAICLSNPPNSHGKSLWRRSQAYDMKGLAKESLMDCIMFINGCIKSEATKHLKIPYYAVRMICKQMDSTWLFKAAQSKTLSKRAETEEQSQKDDDLRIYQDKLPSLKISIQGKGFMAGLSATSQEPLHGNWKGRRNVDRAGGSGESFSNQ, encoded by the exons ATGCCTAAAGATCAATTGAGTAGAAGCATGAGTAGGTGTTTCTTCTGCACACTCCAGGAACAAGATTTATTGCTCAGGAGAGCTGGAATTGCAAGCTACTTGAGAAACATGCATCAGATTGAAGACCAAGAACTTGTTCTAGTACTCAGTGGGCTGTGGAATATTGCCATGACTGAACCTCAAGATGGAGAGCTTCCTTCTTTAGGTGTTTTTGAATGCATGGCAAGTCTTATTGAAAGAAGTGTCAATGATGTAGATTGGCTTCTTAGCCATCAAAACATTTACATTGCCTATTATGCAGCTCATATTACTGGTTCCTACACGATAAACAATGCCGAGTATGCTGTCAAAGCTGTTGATGCAGGTGTCATACCACCATTATTGGAGCTTCTTAGAGGAAAGATGAGCTGGGTAGAGCAAAGGGTAGCTGTTAGAGCACTAGGACATTTGGCAAGCTATAGAACGACCTTCAAAGCTATAGCGCTTTACGAAGAAGAAGTGGTTAGATTAGCCATGCGTTTGGCTTCTACCTGTCTGGAAGTTGTTTATAAGATGTTTGTAGGGGTAAAAGACAAGAAGAAGAGGTTGAGATACCATTGTGACTTGCTCACGAGAGGGGTAGGTCTCGGGGATTTGGAGATAGAAAATAGGAAGGCAGAGGAATGGGCTAGTCAACTTCAATGTTGGTGTCTTCATCTTCTTAGCTGCTTTGCCATCAAAGGGAGGTCATTAGATGTCATGTGTAAGCCAGAGTTCTTGAAGGATTTGTCTGAGATGTGGGGTGGACTTGCCAATGGCACATCTCCTTCAGGGATTGGACTTATCAGAATTCTTTGTTATAGTAAAATTGGAAGAAGAAGCGTAGCAGAAATAAAGCAAGTCATAGAAAATCTATGTAATCTCTCGAGATCTTCGGATGATTGGCAGTACATGGGAATTGATTGCCTTCTTTTACTTCTGAAAGATCCAGATACGAGGTACAAAGTAATGGAAATTGCCACATTATATCTTAGTGATTTGATTGAACTTAGGGACATTGGAGGAAGGTCAAACATTGGTGAAAAAATTGCAAGAGTACTTCTTGGCGATTTTAAACTACGAAACTCTAAGATCATCATGAGCAATAGTGTTCAAAGAGCATTAGAAGAAACATGGAATCTCAATATAAAGAAGAGAATGAACGAGAAGACCATGTCTGCTGAGAAACTCGAAGAGCAAAGAGTATTGGTGGCCTTGATAAAACAACAGGGAAATCATAGCTTTGAGTTGGGAAAGATTCAAGAAGCACAATTGAAGTACACAGAAGCATTAGAGCTGTGCCCCACGAGATTGAAAAAGGAGAGACTTGTGCTGTATAGTAATAGAGCTCAGTGTTCCTTGCTGCTAAAGGATCCTGATGCAGCCATAAGCGATACAACTCGAGCAATTTGCCTTTCTAATCCTCCGAACTCTCATGGCAAGAGTCTTTGGAGAAGATCACAGGCATATGACATGAAGGGATTGGCTAAAGAGAGCTTAATGGACTGTATTATGTTCATCAATGGTTGTATCAAATCAGAAGCCACAAAACATCTGAAAATACCATATTATGCAGTACGGATGATCTGCAAGCAGATGGATTCAACATGGCTCTTTAAAGCTGCTCAGTCAAAGACATTAAGCAAACGTGCTGAAACAGAAGAACAATCGCAAAAAGATGATGATCTTAGAATTTACCAGGACAAACTCCCGAGTTTGAAAATCTCCATCCAAGGTAAGGGTTTCATGGCAG GTCTGTCCGCCACTTCTCAAGAACCTTTGCATGGAAACTGGAAAGGCAGAAGGAATGTTGATAGAGCTGGGGGAAGTGGAGAGAGTTTTTCAAATCAATGA